In Aedes albopictus strain Foshan chromosome 3, AalbF5, whole genome shotgun sequence, the following are encoded in one genomic region:
- the LOC109409039 gene encoding uncharacterized protein LOC109409039: MALHILKLCRIWITQVYRMEQTDTITDLDALIKKNIVDAVNEIVPIAIEKYLDANIDRVVERAVSAAVDKSFAMNFARLTAMTGVMKNTETEVDVRAEQHALIDTEKQLDDWNTDLAQDAVRKKYMEYFSKIIVPNSYLEKGDDAFYIISDCLFTRRFWNRFTWTGVNRGGKSERGFREFGNVTELLLSLVQVGDPMYTRLLLEKFCKTRLFRHAKSRSTNKMLRKSSCRTKRSGKKKQTEKDVTDGVPDTRSAATMHSDDEDMGEFENASSGEKKNEISDDESIGQESIVSSSDSSC, translated from the exons ATGGCACTCCACATTTTGAAGCTCTGTCGAATATGGATTACACAGGTGTACAGGATGGAACAAACGGATACCATTACCGACTTGGAtgcattgattaaaaaaaatatcgttGATGCTGTCAATGAGATTGTGCCTATCGCCATTGAGAAGTACCTCGACGCAAACATCGATAGGGTTGTAGAACGTGCGGTTTCAGCAGCGGTGGATAAAAGTTTTGCGATGAATTTCGCTCGACTTACTGCAATGACTGGGGTTATGAAAAACACGGAAACGGAAGTTGACGTAAGAGCTGAGCAGCATGCACTAATCGACACTGAAAAGCAACTGGACGATTGGAACACAGACTTAGCACAGGATGCTGTTCGGAAgaaatat atggaatatttttcgaaaatcatCGTACCGAATTCGTACCTCGAGAAGGGAGATGACGCGTTCTACATAATCTCGGATTGCCTTTTCACGCGACGGTTCTGGAACCGTTTCACATGGACAGGGGTTAACAGAGGTGGCAAGTCTGAGCGTGGTTTTCGTGAATTTGGGAACGTCACGGAGCTTCTACTGAGCCTTGTTCAGGTTGGAGATCCGATGTATACAAGACTGCTGCTTGAGAAGTTTTGCAAGACCCGTTTGTTCAGGCATGCCAAATCGCGATCAACCAACAAGATGCTGCGGAAGTCATCCTGTCGTACCAAACGTAGTGGCAAGAAGAAGCAAACGGAGAAGGACGTAACTGATGGTGTTCCTGATACCCGCAGTGCAGCTACTATGCACTCTGATGATGAGGATATGGGAGAATTTGAGAACGCATCAagcggagaaaaaaaaaacgagatatCTGATGATGAATCGATCGGTCAGGAATCGATTGTTAGCAGTAGTGATAGCTCGTGTTGA